In a genomic window of bacterium:
- the fabG gene encoding 3-oxoacyl-[acyl-carrier-protein] reductase has protein sequence MAGTLDGKTVWVTGAARGIGKAIADEFASQGAKLALTDVLEKEIKATADELAAKYAVRVLAEVLDVTDGIGAERIVQRCVDDLGGLTAVVNNAGITRDGLLMRMSEADWDRVLAVNLKGAFVCTKAAIKPMMRARYGKIVNIASVVGIMGNAGQSNYSASKAGIIGFTKSIAKELGGRGVRVNAVAPGFIETEMTQGLSPEVREAYLKSIPLNCLGTPLDVARACAFLVSPESDYITGQVIVVDGGLHT, from the coding sequence ATGGCCGGTACTCTTGACGGAAAGACGGTGTGGGTAACGGGAGCCGCTCGCGGGATCGGCAAGGCCATTGCCGACGAGTTCGCTTCGCAGGGAGCGAAGCTCGCGCTGACGGACGTTCTCGAAAAGGAAATCAAGGCCACTGCCGACGAACTCGCGGCGAAATATGCCGTCCGCGTGCTGGCGGAGGTTCTCGATGTAACCGATGGCATTGGCGCCGAACGGATCGTACAACGTTGCGTGGACGATCTTGGCGGGCTTACCGCCGTTGTGAACAACGCCGGAATCACTCGCGACGGACTGCTGATGCGAATGTCCGAAGCGGACTGGGATCGTGTTCTTGCCGTGAATCTCAAGGGCGCGTTCGTCTGCACCAAAGCGGCCATCAAACCCATGATGCGCGCGCGCTACGGTAAAATCGTCAACATCGCTTCCGTGGTCGGTATCATGGGCAATGCCGGTCAGAGCAACTACTCGGCGTCCAAAGCCGGGATCATCGGCTTCACCAAGAGTATTGCGAAAGAACTCGGCGGGCGAGGAGTCCGCGTCAACGCCGTTGCGCCGGGATTCATCGAAACCGAAATGACGCAGGGGCTCTCGCCGGAAGTGCGGGAAGCCTATCTGAAATCCATTCCCCTGAATTGCCTGGGCACGCCGCTGGATGTCGCCCGTGCGTGTGCCTTCTTGGTTTCGCCCGAGTCGGACTATATTACGGGCCAAGTGATCGTGGTGGACGGGGGTTTGCATACCTAA
- a CDS encoding acyl carrier protein: protein MADNELESKVRKIIADRLQVDEASVTPNASFVEDLGADSLDLVELVMAFEEEFKLEIPDQDAETMKTVGTAYEYLNKKLAENA from the coding sequence ATGGCAGACAACGAACTCGAAAGCAAAGTCCGCAAAATTATCGCGGATCGCCTTCAAGTGGACGAGGCAAGTGTCACTCCCAACGCCAGTTTCGTTGAGGATCTCGGTGCCGACTCGCTGGACCTGGTGGAACTGGTTATGGCCTTTGAGGAAGAGTTCAAACTGGAGATCCCTGACCAGGATGCCGAGACGATGAAAACCGTCGGGACGGCCTACGAGTACCTCAATAAAAAACTCGCCGAGAACGCGTGA
- the fabF gene encoding beta-ketoacyl-ACP synthase II, translating into MKRRIVITGMGVVSPVGNDVPTFWQSLCSGTSGAGPITLFDPAGFATTFAHEVKNFDPSIAIEPKEARRMERFTQFGIIAAHEALKDAGLLDENRNSPAESVGVIVGSGIGGMQVFEEQCKVFFEKGPRRMSPFFVPMMIPDIVAGHISILFGLKGPNFAVVSACATAAHAIHVAGRLIQAGETDIMVTGGSEAPINHMGVGGFNALKAISTRNDEPHRASRPFDRDRDGFVLGEGAGIVVLEELEHARKRGATIHAELLGMGASGDAYHITAPHVDGEGAKRAMTAALKDAGLGVEQVDYINMHGTSTDVGDPAECKAIRRLFGDYADKLCVSSTKSMTAHCLGAAGAVEAIAAILATKRDVIPPTINLENQDPACDLYCVPNKAEQRTVNVAMSNSFGFGGHNSSLVVAKPGYRAM; encoded by the coding sequence ATGAAACGACGGATAGTCATCACCGGCATGGGCGTCGTTTCACCCGTGGGGAATGACGTTCCGACGTTCTGGCAGTCATTGTGCAGCGGAACCAGCGGCGCGGGTCCGATTACTCTGTTCGATCCCGCCGGATTCGCCACGACGTTTGCCCATGAAGTGAAGAACTTCGACCCGAGCATCGCCATTGAACCCAAGGAAGCTCGTCGAATGGAACGCTTCACGCAATTCGGAATCATCGCGGCGCATGAAGCATTGAAGGATGCAGGTCTGCTGGACGAAAACAGGAATTCCCCGGCCGAATCGGTGGGAGTTATCGTCGGCAGCGGCATCGGTGGAATGCAGGTCTTCGAAGAACAGTGCAAGGTCTTCTTCGAAAAGGGCCCTCGCCGAATGTCGCCGTTCTTTGTACCGATGATGATCCCGGATATCGTCGCCGGTCACATTTCGATCCTCTTTGGGTTGAAAGGACCGAACTTCGCGGTGGTATCCGCCTGTGCAACGGCCGCCCATGCCATTCATGTGGCGGGCCGGCTTATTCAAGCCGGGGAAACGGACATCATGGTCACCGGCGGCTCAGAAGCGCCTATCAACCACATGGGAGTGGGCGGCTTCAATGCCTTAAAGGCGATCTCCACGCGGAACGATGAACCGCATCGAGCCAGCCGCCCCTTCGACCGGGACCGCGACGGCTTCGTGCTGGGCGAGGGCGCCGGCATTGTCGTGTTGGAGGAACTCGAACACGCCCGCAAACGGGGTGCAACGATCCACGCCGAGCTATTGGGCATGGGTGCCAGCGGCGACGCCTACCACATCACGGCTCCCCACGTGGACGGCGAGGGTGCGAAGCGCGCCATGACGGCGGCCCTGAAGGACGCGGGCTTGGGAGTGGAGCAGGTGGACTACATCAACATGCATGGAACCTCGACGGATGTCGGCGATCCGGCCGAATGCAAGGCGATCCGTCGCCTGTTCGGCGATTATGCCGACAAGCTGTGCGTGTCTTCCACCAAGTCCATGACTGCGCACTGCCTGGGCGCTGCCGGGGCGGTGGAGGCTATCGCCGCGATTCTTGCGACGAAACGCGACGTAATTCCGCCGACGATCAACCTCGAGAATCAGGACCCCGCCTGTGACCTGTATTGTGTGCCGAATAAGGCTGAACAACGAACCGTCAACGTGGCAATGTCCAACTCGTTTGGCTTCGGCGGCCATAATTCGTCGCTCGTCGTTGCGAAACCGGGTTACCGAGCTATGTAG
- the rnc gene encoding ribonuclease III, whose protein sequence is MISWVAAILGRKHRRIPREILQRVRMLQSSIGYRFRDKSLLVAALKHRSMLPILNEDRSESNERLEFLGDAVLDFIIAEYFYRLFPDMAEGELTKLRSIIASGSVLVRTARKIELGNYILLSPNEERTGGRDRPSILEDAFEALVGAIYLDGGRDAAREFVEDHLLGGWREIVRQKEYVNYKSLILEHVQAQQWSAPVYALREESGPDHEKMFVVEVLINGVVHGRGEGKTKRSAEQRAAARTAMKLGLLPAIGTDSDSALEV, encoded by the coding sequence ATGATTTCCTGGGTCGCCGCTATCCTCGGACGCAAGCATCGCCGAATCCCGCGTGAAATCCTCCAACGCGTGCGAATGCTGCAATCCTCCATCGGATATCGGTTTCGTGACAAATCCTTGCTGGTGGCCGCACTCAAACACCGGTCCATGTTGCCGATTCTGAACGAGGATCGGTCCGAGTCTAACGAACGACTCGAGTTTCTCGGCGACGCCGTCTTGGACTTCATCATCGCCGAGTATTTCTACCGGCTCTTTCCCGACATGGCCGAGGGGGAACTGACCAAGCTGCGCTCGATCATCGCCAGCGGCTCGGTTCTCGTTCGCACCGCTCGCAAAATCGAATTGGGCAACTACATCCTCTTGAGTCCGAACGAAGAGCGAACCGGTGGTCGGGATCGTCCCTCCATTCTGGAAGATGCCTTTGAAGCGCTGGTGGGAGCCATCTATCTTGACGGTGGGCGGGATGCCGCCCGTGAGTTCGTGGAGGATCATCTCTTGGGCGGTTGGCGGGAGATCGTAAGGCAAAAGGAGTACGTCAACTACAAGAGCCTGATTCTCGAGCATGTTCAAGCCCAACAGTGGTCTGCACCCGTGTATGCACTGCGTGAGGAATCCGGCCCGGATCATGAGAAGATGTTCGTGGTCGAAGTCCTCATCAATGGAGTGGTTCACGGACGCGGCGAAGGTAAGACGAAACGCTCCGCCGAACAGCGAGCCGCGGCCAGAACCGCCATGAAGCTGGGATTGTTGCCGGCGATCGGTACCGATTCCGATTCTGCGTTGGAAGTCTGA